One window of Phycisphaeraceae bacterium genomic DNA carries:
- a CDS encoding glycosyltransferase, with the protein MTVSIAPSLGQPESIRVTRQGTRAQEIEHKPQHGASGSSSTRKPRVVLAHDWTVGVRGGEHVLERIAGVVSRRHDVADLLTMFDSGVSIGPCVDALKRHVSDVGELPEANLLRRWLLPAYPFAVGSLSRTLSHLHEHTPIDLVISTSSSAIKNLRIPSGVKHVCYCHSPARYLWSQRDESAAGIARFGLKLAGAPLRYWDKHGSQHVTRFIANSSHVQQEIQRCFHQDADVIHPPVQTSFFTPSNASEVETDTKVLTHELSLSHALLSQPFLLYVAALEPYKRVDLAIDAALVAGLPLLIAGHGSQASELQARYNGIPGLHLLGKVSNPALRALYRKAHALIFPQIEDFGMIAAEAQACGCPVIARRKGGALDIVRDHETGIFFDDPDPSQIAACVRDVARISRSVCSVHAQQFSEHRFDTALIRVINTI; encoded by the coding sequence GTGACAGTATCCATCGCACCATCTTTGGGTCAGCCCGAATCGATCCGCGTGACCAGACAGGGCACGCGCGCGCAGGAAATCGAACATAAACCGCAGCACGGTGCATCCGGATCCTCATCAACACGGAAACCCCGCGTCGTTCTGGCCCATGACTGGACCGTTGGCGTTCGCGGGGGTGAGCACGTCCTCGAACGCATCGCAGGTGTCGTATCACGACGTCACGATGTTGCCGATCTGCTGACAATGTTTGATTCGGGCGTCTCGATCGGTCCATGTGTTGATGCGCTAAAACGCCATGTCTCAGATGTTGGAGAGTTGCCTGAAGCCAACCTCCTCCGTCGCTGGCTGCTCCCTGCATATCCGTTTGCGGTTGGTTCGCTCTCACGCACACTCTCGCATCTGCACGAACACACCCCCATTGATCTTGTCATCTCCACAAGTTCGTCAGCAATCAAGAACCTGCGGATCCCATCGGGGGTTAAGCATGTGTGCTACTGCCATTCACCAGCGCGGTATCTCTGGTCGCAGCGGGATGAATCCGCAGCGGGCATCGCACGATTCGGACTCAAACTGGCTGGTGCTCCGCTTCGATACTGGGACAAGCACGGCTCGCAGCACGTGACAAGGTTTATTGCAAACTCATCGCACGTGCAGCAGGAAATACAGCGATGCTTTCATCAAGACGCTGATGTGATCCATCCACCTGTACAGACATCCTTTTTTACACCCAGCAACGCTTCAGAAGTCGAGACCGACACCAAAGTGCTCACACATGAGCTGAGCCTGTCGCATGCGTTACTAAGCCAGCCCTTCTTGCTGTATGTTGCTGCACTCGAGCCATACAAACGTGTCGATCTTGCTATCGATGCTGCGCTGGTAGCGGGGCTCCCACTGCTGATCGCAGGCCACGGATCGCAGGCATCAGAACTACAGGCGAGGTACAACGGGATTCCCGGGCTCCATCTGCTTGGCAAAGTCAGCAACCCTGCTCTTCGCGCGCTGTACCGAAAGGCACATGCACTCATCTTCCCGCAGATCGAGGACTTTGGTATGATCGCAGCAGAAGCGCAGGCGTGCGGATGTCCTGTGATCGCCCGCCGAAAAGGAGGGGCTCTTGACATCGTGCGCGATCACGAAACCGGCATCTTCTTTGATGATCCGGACCCGAGTCAGATTGCTGCATGTGTTCGAGACGTCGCGAGGATCTCACGATCGGTGTGCTCAGTACATGCACAGCAGTTCTCAGAACACAGATTCGATACCGCGCTCATTCGCGTCATCAACACAATCTGA
- a CDS encoding formimidoylglutamase: MISHIIPHTIEPVWPATRPGRAAHAFLVDKPGDAQIGLIGLADDLGIALNNGRPGAAEGPNAFRNALATYGTAHPMHVNWPKVFDAGNIISISHDSGMSDEDRHCHIHDRVTEATAAMLNLGLFPVAIGGGHDLTFPFIRAVSQHHKTPLNGVYFDAHLDVRDTIGSGMPFRRLIENNFASRLHVLGLNAHVNSREHADWFTSHGGTICLPSDDLATVLESWTSAGFASFDMDVIDAAHAPGVSALHPCGTDVRTAATWCEEIGACSHISAFDIMELSPPYDKDNRTARVAAHLFLSFLAGFARR; the protein is encoded by the coding sequence ATGATCTCACACATCATCCCGCACACCATCGAACCTGTCTGGCCAGCAACTCGTCCCGGCCGCGCTGCACACGCATTCCTTGTTGACAAGCCGGGCGACGCACAGATCGGGCTCATCGGGCTTGCGGATGATCTCGGCATCGCACTCAACAACGGACGACCCGGCGCTGCAGAAGGCCCGAACGCGTTCCGTAACGCGCTCGCAACCTACGGCACCGCACATCCAATGCACGTAAATTGGCCCAAAGTCTTCGACGCTGGCAACATTATCTCGATCTCGCACGATTCGGGCATGTCTGACGAGGATCGACACTGCCACATCCACGATCGAGTGACGGAAGCAACCGCTGCGATGCTCAATCTCGGCCTGTTCCCTGTCGCGATCGGCGGCGGGCACGACCTGACGTTTCCGTTCATTCGCGCGGTTTCGCAACATCACAAGACTCCGCTGAACGGCGTGTACTTTGATGCACATCTCGACGTGCGTGACACAATCGGCAGCGGCATGCCGTTCAGACGACTGATTGAGAATAACTTTGCATCGCGTTTGCATGTGCTCGGACTCAATGCGCACGTGAACAGCAGAGAGCACGCAGACTGGTTCACGTCCCACGGTGGCACCATCTGCCTGCCAAGCGACGATCTTGCAACAGTGCTGGAATCATGGACTAGCGCAGGCTTTGCCAGCTTCGACATGGACGTGATCGACGCTGCGCACGCGCCGGGTGTCAGCGCACTTCATCCGTGCGGCACTGACGTGCGAACCGCAGCGACGTGGTGCGAAGAGATCGGCGCGTGCTCGCATATCAGCGCGTTCGATATCATGGAGCTGTCGCCACCATATGACAAAGACAACCGGACTGCGCGGGTTGCTGCGCACCTGTTCCTGAGTTTTCTTGCCGGATTCGCACGCAGATAG
- a CDS encoding 50S ribosomal protein L1, whose translation MPKLSKRVRENTKLMLSAPVEAAEAIKTLRTFKAPKFDQTVNVVMHLGLDTKQADQAIRGSVSLPRGIGKAKRVVAFCPSDQVKEALEAGAVKAGGEDLVDEIEKGFFDFDVAVSTPDMMRVISKLGRVLGPKGLMPSPKAGSVTKDVIGAVREFAAGKLEYRADKGGNVHGILGKMSFDDDALLENLNHFIATIEKAKPSTVKGTYVKKITVSGTMTPGVQIAVAAAADE comes from the coding sequence ATGCCCAAACTGAGCAAGCGTGTTCGTGAAAATACAAAGCTGATGCTCTCCGCTCCAGTGGAAGCAGCGGAAGCAATCAAGACACTGCGCACATTCAAAGCACCGAAGTTCGATCAGACGGTTAACGTCGTGATGCACCTTGGTCTGGATACAAAGCAGGCGGATCAGGCGATCCGCGGCTCTGTGTCGTTGCCGCGCGGTATCGGCAAGGCAAAGCGCGTCGTTGCGTTCTGCCCGTCCGATCAGGTGAAGGAAGCACTCGAAGCTGGTGCTGTGAAGGCTGGCGGAGAGGACCTTGTCGATGAAATCGAGAAGGGATTCTTTGACTTTGACGTTGCAGTGTCGACACCCGACATGATGCGAGTCATCTCAAAGCTCGGCCGAGTGCTCGGCCCGAAGGGGCTGATGCCCTCGCCAAAGGCTGGCAGCGTGACCAAGGATGTCATCGGAGCGGTCAGGGAGTTTGCTGCTGGCAAGCTCGAGTATCGCGCTGACAAGGGTGGAAATGTCCACGGAATTCTCGGCAAGATGAGTTTCGATGACGACGCTCTGCTGGAGAATCTCAACCACTTTATCGCGACAATCGAGAAGGCAAAGCCCTCGACCGTGAAGGGCACCTATGTCAAGAAGATCACTGTCTCGGGCACAATGACACCCGGCGTGCAGATCGCGGTTGCTGCCGCTGCTGACGAGTGA
- a CDS encoding amidohydrolase family protein, with translation MTHAANLLQLDYRAEARKLGHPVAPIIDIHSHISGDVAVDVYAEAAELYGIARTYSMTPRPLAESVARKLGDRIRFIAVPNFGSPDRFHAFTEGYLDDIRYFREVHGSRMIKFWNAPRLHDFVPTEHARDVIGFDSPWRIRQAELAQELGMMIMVHVADPDTWFKTTYADASRYGTKVEQYASLERALDRFDCPWIAAHMGGWPEDLAFLSGLLERHDNLYLDCSATKWQVRELSKHSHDDFMRFATRWNGRILFGSDIVTTEQHIEKTDGGSHPMGALASTREQAFDLYASRYWALRTMFETDYDGQSPIADPDLAKVEPERFTELDAPRLVGRSMPHDMLRTLYTASELVLTRAHDTASRT, from the coding sequence ATGACCCATGCAGCCAACCTGCTGCAACTCGACTACCGCGCGGAAGCTAGGAAACTTGGACATCCAGTGGCCCCGATAATTGACATCCACTCACATATCTCGGGAGATGTGGCTGTTGATGTGTATGCGGAGGCAGCTGAGCTGTACGGAATCGCGCGGACGTACTCCATGACACCACGTCCGCTAGCAGAATCGGTTGCCAGAAAACTGGGCGACAGGATCAGATTCATTGCAGTGCCGAACTTCGGTTCGCCCGATCGATTTCATGCGTTCACGGAGGGGTATCTCGACGACATCCGGTACTTTCGTGAGGTGCATGGCTCGCGCATGATCAAGTTTTGGAATGCGCCGCGACTCCACGACTTTGTGCCTACCGAGCATGCAAGGGATGTGATCGGGTTTGACAGCCCGTGGAGGATCCGGCAGGCGGAGCTTGCACAAGAACTTGGCATGATGATCATGGTGCATGTTGCCGATCCCGATACGTGGTTCAAGACCACATACGCAGACGCGAGCCGATACGGTACAAAGGTCGAGCAATATGCTTCACTTGAGCGCGCACTCGATCGGTTTGATTGTCCATGGATAGCCGCGCATATGGGCGGCTGGCCCGAAGACCTTGCGTTTCTGTCGGGATTGCTCGAACGCCACGACAACCTGTATCTTGACTGCTCTGCAACGAAGTGGCAGGTACGCGAACTCAGCAAGCACTCGCACGATGACTTCATGCGATTTGCTACGCGATGGAACGGTCGAATCCTGTTTGGTTCGGATATCGTGACAACAGAGCAGCACATCGAGAAAACAGATGGAGGTTCGCATCCGATGGGTGCTCTCGCGAGCACACGGGAGCAGGCGTTTGATCTGTATGCCAGTAGATATTGGGCGCTACGGACAATGTTCGAAACCGATTACGACGGACAAAGCCCGATCGCAGACCCGGATCTTGCGAAGGTTGAACCCGAGCGGTTTACCGAACTCGACGCGCCGCGGCTGGTTGGAAGATCCATGCCGCATGACATGCTGCGCACACTGTACACAGCGTCCGAGCTCGTGCTCACTCGAGCGCACGATACGGCATCAAGAACATAG
- the rplK gene encoding 50S ribosomal protein L11, whose translation MAPGGQATPAPPLGPVLGAKGVNPGQFIQKFNAETSKLNGKVVACIVTSYSDRTFDLEIKASPASVLIKEAAGVDKGSGEPNKNKVGKITREQVKKIAEEKKEDLTAASVEAAMRIIEGTARSMGVTVVD comes from the coding sequence ATGGCTCCCGGTGGGCAGGCAACACCTGCACCGCCACTTGGTCCTGTGCTCGGTGCCAAGGGTGTCAACCCAGGCCAGTTCATCCAGAAGTTCAACGCCGAAACGTCCAAGCTGAACGGCAAGGTCGTTGCGTGCATTGTGACATCCTACTCCGACCGCACGTTCGATCTTGAGATCAAGGCTTCGCCCGCATCGGTGCTGATCAAGGAAGCTGCTGGGGTCGACAAGGGATCCGGTGAGCCGAACAAGAACAAGGTTGGCAAGATCACGCGTGAGCAGGTGAAGAAGATCGCGGAAGAGAAGAAGGAAGATCTGACCGCCGCGAGCGTCGAAGCAGCCATGCGCATCATTGAGGGCACCGCACGCTCCATGGGCGTGACGGTGGTGGACTAA
- a CDS encoding 50S ribosomal protein L10 translates to MSKVMKDMIVSEYKERFDGVENALLISIRGIGHEDTGTIRTSLRDDGIRVTVIRNSLARVAFKDTGLEAIEPLLTGPNAICYGAESVVDVARKIVDLLKKFPKLELTGAVLDGQVFKGTDGVKELSKYPTREEAIGQVVTLMLSPARKIAGAALGPGGKLVGQIKAIEEKLEKGETIAKVG, encoded by the coding sequence ATGTCAAAAGTAATGAAAGACATGATCGTAAGTGAGTACAAGGAGCGTTTCGACGGAGTCGAGAACGCGCTGCTCATCAGCATTCGTGGCATCGGTCACGAGGACACAGGAACTATCCGGACATCGCTTCGCGATGATGGCATCAGAGTAACGGTGATCCGCAACTCGCTCGCACGTGTTGCGTTCAAGGACACTGGGCTTGAGGCGATTGAGCCGCTGCTCACCGGCCCGAATGCGATCTGCTATGGCGCAGAGAGCGTCGTCGATGTTGCACGCAAGATTGTTGATCTGCTCAAGAAGTTTCCAAAGCTCGAACTCACAGGAGCGGTGCTTGATGGCCAGGTCTTCAAGGGGACCGATGGTGTCAAGGAACTGAGCAAGTACCCGACCCGCGAAGAGGCGATTGGTCAGGTTGTCACGCTTATGCTGTCTCCAGCACGCAAAATCGCTGGTGCAGCACTTGGTCCTGGTGGCAAACTGGTTGGCCAGATCAAGGCAATCGAGGAAAAACTCGAAAAAGGAGAGACCATCGCCAAGGTTGGCTGA
- a CDS encoding flippase-like domain-containing protein, with protein MQQSASDNSAQSRSIGRTVVQLIGYLIGIALLVWCIRLAFSEENSAQLATLKDAPAQSLILLLMLSLASVGVNGFLFWIALTPLRRLPLADVLWTNALATLLNYLPFKLSVASRVLVHARKHNVSIPRIGAWFASVGAVMLCTLVPFSAVCRYFGNVHTQSVLLGLLAVLGCLAATLVFFRVLKAKLPTANNEQTPAGLARLGMQMTGDGTRDLATLLSSPAPVFVGALFRLVDLLLLASRMFIAGKLLGIELHMEHAIMLASGHFLAGVLSPIGMVGTREAATVALATAIGVANAENVASLPLLVAASELPVLLVLCPFAVLFLRFDRLLAVRKMPIPSETLAPSTDETPDEART; from the coding sequence TTGCAGCAATCCGCATCAGACAACTCCGCGCAGTCCCGATCAATCGGACGAACTGTCGTTCAGTTGATCGGGTATCTGATTGGGATTGCGCTGCTTGTGTGGTGTATCAGGCTCGCATTCTCAGAAGAAAACAGCGCACAACTCGCAACACTGAAGGACGCGCCGGCGCAATCGCTTATCCTCCTCCTTATGCTGTCGCTCGCATCGGTCGGTGTGAACGGCTTCCTGTTCTGGATCGCGCTGACGCCATTGCGCAGATTGCCGCTTGCCGATGTCCTGTGGACCAACGCGCTCGCAACACTGCTGAACTACCTGCCGTTCAAGCTGAGCGTTGCAAGCCGTGTGCTCGTGCACGCGCGCAAGCACAACGTCTCGATACCGCGCATCGGGGCATGGTTTGCATCTGTCGGCGCGGTGATGCTCTGCACGCTCGTGCCATTCAGCGCGGTGTGCAGATACTTTGGGAACGTGCACACCCAGTCAGTTCTGCTGGGCTTGCTCGCTGTATTGGGATGCCTTGCTGCGACACTCGTGTTCTTTCGAGTGCTCAAAGCAAAGCTTCCAACTGCAAACAATGAGCAGACACCAGCGGGACTTGCCCGGTTAGGCATGCAAATGACGGGCGACGGCACGCGCGATCTTGCAACGCTGCTCAGCTCGCCTGCACCCGTGTTCGTCGGCGCATTGTTCCGTCTGGTGGATCTTCTCCTGCTGGCATCGCGTATGTTCATTGCGGGAAAACTGCTCGGCATAGAACTGCACATGGAGCACGCCATCATGCTCGCGAGCGGGCACTTTCTCGCCGGCGTACTCAGCCCCATCGGCATGGTCGGCACACGCGAGGCTGCGACGGTTGCACTCGCAACCGCGATCGGTGTCGCAAACGCAGAGAATGTCGCTTCACTCCCATTGCTTGTTGCTGCGAGTGAGTTGCCCGTGCTGCTTGTGCTGTGCCCGTTCGCTGTGCTGTTTCTCCGATTCGACAGACTTCTCGCAGTGCGTAAGATGCCGATACCATCAGAAACACTCGCGCCATCCACGGATGAGACACCCGACGAAGCACGCACATGA
- a CDS encoding DNA topoisomerase VI subunit B: protein MEAKPRAKSARKVDAESMAKNQREISVSEFFAKNRHLLGFDNPRKALLTTVKEAVDNALDACEEAGILPDITVRLEELVAPPSPSKSGRYRITITDNGPGIVRKQVEHIFGRLLYGSKFHRLKMSRGQQGIGISAAGMYGLMTTGKPMVILTRPSKRKPAHHIELAMDTTRNRPEVTIDRETDEFPETSTGTGTSVTIELEARYTRGKTSIDAYLEQTGIANPHAHIVFYPPKSKASDADPTALSGKSENASPLERAAKSDDDESSHHPTTQVMDDHIIYPRAVDELPPETSEIKPHPYGVELGTFLRLLKQTDEKQLAGFLKNEFCRVPPSVVKEVASQASTKKLSITGQTYISRIDHAAAELIYNALQNAKLRSPPTDCLAPIGVRTMLAGMLKGVRAEFYAASTRAPAVYRGMPFQIEVAIAYGGDLPGDEPSRVIRFANRVPLLYQQSACCSFKSVIEASWRNYGLTQPRGSVPVAPMVVMIHMASVWVPFTSESKEAIADYDDIRKEMKLALQECGRKLGTYMRKRQKMKREGQRRDVFERYIGEISKSCNALTGYDAKTLYDALLEQARQKTEIADAVLDEDGQIVRATKEEKVDDGVIIVGDDGTVRGLDEPKPARPLKKKKKKRAAVGSTQDASERVLKKKRKKISADSTRPDRPLKKKKKRSVTSRDDSSLFG, encoded by the coding sequence ATGGAAGCAAAGCCACGCGCAAAGTCTGCTCGCAAGGTTGATGCCGAGAGCATGGCAAAGAACCAGCGCGAGATCTCGGTGTCCGAGTTCTTCGCAAAGAACAGGCACCTGCTTGGGTTCGACAATCCGCGCAAAGCGTTGTTGACAACTGTCAAGGAGGCGGTCGACAACGCGCTCGACGCGTGCGAGGAAGCGGGCATCCTCCCCGATATCACGGTAAGACTGGAAGAACTTGTTGCTCCCCCATCGCCGAGCAAATCGGGCAGGTATCGGATCACCATCACGGACAACGGCCCCGGCATTGTGCGCAAGCAGGTCGAGCATATTTTCGGCAGACTGCTCTACGGCTCAAAGTTCCATAGGCTGAAGATGAGTCGCGGTCAGCAAGGCATCGGTATCTCGGCTGCGGGCATGTACGGGCTGATGACCACGGGCAAGCCGATGGTCATCCTGACGCGTCCCAGCAAACGCAAACCAGCCCATCACATCGAACTCGCGATGGACACGACGCGCAACCGTCCCGAGGTCACCATCGATCGCGAGACAGACGAGTTCCCGGAAACTTCGACCGGGACAGGAACGTCTGTCACCATCGAACTGGAAGCACGCTACACGCGCGGCAAGACGAGTATCGACGCGTATCTTGAGCAGACCGGTATCGCCAATCCGCACGCGCACATTGTGTTCTATCCACCAAAGAGCAAGGCAAGCGATGCCGATCCCACCGCACTGTCGGGCAAATCAGAGAACGCGTCGCCGCTCGAACGTGCTGCTAAGTCAGATGATGATGAATCAAGCCATCATCCCACAACGCAGGTGATGGACGATCACATTATCTATCCTCGTGCGGTGGATGAGCTTCCGCCTGAGACATCCGAGATCAAGCCGCATCCGTATGGCGTGGAACTCGGCACATTCCTTCGCCTGCTGAAACAAACAGACGAGAAGCAACTCGCTGGCTTCCTGAAGAACGAGTTCTGCCGTGTGCCACCGAGCGTGGTAAAAGAAGTTGCAAGCCAGGCGAGCACAAAGAAACTCTCCATCACCGGGCAAACGTATATCTCGCGCATTGATCACGCTGCTGCGGAACTCATCTACAACGCGCTACAGAACGCAAAGCTCAGGTCGCCTCCAACGGACTGTCTCGCACCAATCGGTGTGCGCACGATGCTCGCTGGCATGCTCAAGGGTGTCCGCGCGGAGTTCTACGCTGCAAGCACACGCGCACCGGCTGTGTATCGAGGCATGCCGTTCCAGATCGAGGTCGCGATCGCATACGGCGGCGATCTGCCGGGCGACGAGCCGAGTCGTGTCATCCGGTTCGCCAACCGAGTGCCATTGCTCTACCAGCAGTCGGCGTGTTGCTCGTTCAAGAGCGTCATTGAAGCGTCGTGGCGAAACTATGGACTCACCCAACCGCGTGGATCAGTTCCTGTTGCGCCGATGGTCGTGATGATCCATATGGCGAGCGTGTGGGTGCCGTTCACTAGTGAGAGCAAGGAAGCGATCGCTGACTACGACGATATCCGCAAGGAGATGAAACTCGCGTTGCAGGAGTGCGGGCGAAAGCTCGGCACATACATGCGCAAGCGTCAGAAGATGAAACGCGAGGGACAGCGGCGCGACGTGTTCGAACGATATATCGGCGAGATATCAAAGAGTTGCAACGCCCTGACCGGATACGATGCAAAGACGCTGTACGATGCGCTTCTCGAACAGGCCCGCCAGAAGACCGAGATCGCGGACGCTGTCCTCGATGAGGACGGCCAGATCGTGCGCGCAACCAAGGAAGAAAAAGTGGACGACGGTGTCATCATTGTTGGTGATGATGGCACTGTGCGAGGACTGGATGAGCCCAAGCCAGCACGTCCATTGAAGAAGAAAAAGAAGAAGCGCGCCGCAGTTGGTTCAACGCAGGATGCAAGCGAGCGTGTGCTGAAGAAGAAGCGAAAGAAGATCTCAGCAGACAGCACCCGCCCCGATCGACCATTAAAAAAGAAGAAAAAACGCAGCGTAACCTCACGCGATGACAGCTCTCTCTTTGGTTGA
- the rplL gene encoding 50S ribosomal protein L7/L12 — MSDEAKTFDKKITDLGDSIAGLTLKEAKDLGDYLKDHYGIEPAGGGAVMVAAAGAGDGGAAPVEKTSFDAVLASAGANKIQVIKAVREITGLGLKEAKELVDGAPKPVKQGVSKDEAEEIKAKLSEAGATVEIA; from the coding sequence ATGTCCGACGAAGCAAAGACATTTGACAAGAAGATTACCGATCTCGGCGACTCTATCGCCGGTCTCACGCTCAAAGAGGCAAAGGACCTCGGCGACTACCTGAAGGATCACTACGGCATTGAGCCCGCAGGTGGCGGTGCTGTGATGGTTGCAGCTGCAGGTGCTGGTGATGGCGGCGCAGCTCCCGTTGAGAAGACAAGCTTCGATGCGGTCCTCGCAAGCGCTGGCGCGAACAAGATCCAGGTCATCAAGGCTGTCCGCGAGATCACCGGTCTCGGTCTCAAGGAAGCCAAAGAGCTCGTCGATGGCGCACCCAAGCCAGTCAAGCAGGGTGTCTCCAAGGACGAAGCAGAAGAGATCAAGGCCAAGCTCTCAGAAGCTGGCGCAACAGTCGAGATCGCATAA
- a CDS encoding imidazolonepropionase, with protein sequence MTLLIRNARVLTMCPADAPAVGNALTGADMNDLGVIEKADVLMENGCITSLSPTCTTQASRTIDAKGRVLMPAFVDCHTHLCWAGNRLDEWEQKLAGAAYLDILKAGGGIMSTVRTVRSATEDQLVDLLVKRLHIALRHGTTTVEIKSGYGLDKETELKMLRSIKQADDIWPGTIVPTACIGHALDPDVDHDTFINRTIDETLPAVTREFPGISIDAYCETGAWSCDECCRLFDTAQRAGHPCRIHADQFNSLGMTQAAIDRNFASVDHLEAAVANDLRTLAQSSTFGVMLPIAGFHTDDRYGNGRAFVDAGGRLAIATNCNPGSAPSVSMPLAIALAVRKNKLTPNEAIVACTRNAAALLGFTDRGIIREGARADLILLNTIDERELAHTLGGNPVCTTICRGVIL encoded by the coding sequence ATGACACTGTTGATCCGAAACGCACGAGTCCTCACAATGTGCCCCGCTGATGCGCCGGCTGTGGGCAATGCACTCACAGGTGCGGATATGAACGATCTCGGCGTGATCGAGAAAGCTGACGTACTGATGGAGAACGGTTGCATTACCTCGCTCAGCCCGACATGCACCACCCAAGCGTCCAGGACAATCGACGCAAAGGGTCGGGTGCTGATGCCAGCGTTCGTTGACTGCCACACGCATCTGTGCTGGGCTGGCAATCGACTCGACGAATGGGAACAGAAACTGGCTGGCGCTGCGTATCTCGATATCCTCAAAGCGGGTGGCGGCATCATGAGCACCGTTCGTACGGTGCGCAGCGCTACCGAGGATCAACTCGTTGATCTGCTAGTCAAGCGACTGCACATCGCACTGCGCCACGGCACTACCACGGTCGAGATAAAGTCTGGTTATGGGCTCGACAAAGAAACAGAACTCAAGATGCTGCGCTCGATCAAACAGGCCGACGATATCTGGCCCGGCACGATTGTTCCCACCGCCTGCATCGGACACGCGCTCGATCCGGATGTTGACCACGACACGTTCATCAATCGCACAATCGATGAGACACTCCCAGCTGTCACGCGGGAGTTCCCGGGCATTTCGATCGATGCGTACTGCGAGACCGGCGCGTGGTCGTGCGACGAGTGCTGCAGGCTGTTCGATACGGCGCAGCGTGCAGGGCATCCGTGCCGTATCCACGCGGACCAGTTCAACTCGCTCGGCATGACGCAGGCTGCGATCGATCGAAACTTTGCCAGCGTTGATCATCTCGAAGCTGCTGTAGCCAACGATCTTCGCACGCTCGCACAATCAAGCACGTTCGGGGTGATGCTTCCGATTGCCGGGTTCCACACGGATGACCGGTATGGGAACGGCCGCGCCTTTGTCGATGCTGGTGGCAGGCTCGCGATCGCAACAAACTGCAACCCCGGCAGCGCACCAAGCGTGTCGATGCCATTGGCGATTGCGCTCGCAGTTCGCAAGAACAAACTCACACCGAACGAGGCAATCGTTGCATGCACACGCAACGCAGCCGCACTGCTCGGATTCACGGATCGCGGGATCATTCGCGAGGGAGCACGTGCTGACCTCATCCTGCTGAACACAATCGATGAACGCGAGCTTGCGCACACGCTGGGCGGCAATCCGGTATGCACAACAATCTGCCGAGGTGTGATTTTGTAA
- a CDS encoding HAD-IA family hydrolase — protein MTKATGIRTMCFDWGGVIVRIRRTWQEAVREHFLHDARLAQAVLDAFEQRHEDYVQLHAELETGMMLPDEYIRQLCAYVDGMIDEQQMRALHDSVLVVEYPGMAGLVQTIVQHPFLRTALLSNSNPMHYARHLPSEGKAADFPTIGLLQYHIISHEVGAMKPSETIYRAVESATLCRGPEILFFDDLPKNVEAARALGWHAEQINHDGDPALQIGQHLAAYGVRI, from the coding sequence GTGACAAAGGCAACTGGAATCAGAACCATGTGCTTTGATTGGGGCGGTGTGATTGTGCGTATCAGGCGGACATGGCAGGAAGCTGTTCGCGAGCACTTTTTGCATGACGCGAGACTTGCTCAGGCAGTTCTGGATGCTTTCGAGCAACGGCATGAAGATTACGTCCAACTGCATGCGGAACTCGAAACAGGCATGATGCTACCGGATGAGTACATTCGGCAACTCTGTGCATATGTCGATGGAATGATTGACGAGCAGCAGATGCGCGCACTGCATGATTCGGTGCTGGTTGTGGAGTATCCGGGGATGGCAGGGCTTGTCCAAACGATCGTGCAGCATCCATTCCTGCGGACCGCACTGCTCAGCAACTCAAACCCGATGCACTATGCCAGACATCTGCCGAGCGAGGGGAAAGCGGCTGATTTTCCGACAATCGGATTGCTTCAGTACCACATCATCAGCCACGAGGTAGGGGCAATGAAACCGAGCGAGACAATCTATCGTGCTGTTGAGTCAGCCACGTTGTGTCGTGGCCCGGAGATTCTGTTCTTTGACGATCTTCCGAAGAATGTTGAAGCAGCGCGAGCGCTTGGATGGCACGCAGAGCAGATCAACCACGACGGAGATCCTGCATTGCAGATTGGGCAGCACCTCGCTGCGTATGGGGTTAGGATCTGA